The genomic region CCCGCGATACGGAAGTTCGCCCCCTTGCAACCGGGCGATGTCCCGGCAACCTGCGCCGACATCTCCAGGGCGCGCGCCGAGATCGGATACGCGCCCCACACGCCCGTTTCCGAGGGCATCGAAAAATTCGTCGCATGGTACAAGACTGCATACGTCAACCCCCCGGAGGGATCCCGACCATGATGGGCATGCATCTGTCGTTCGACTTTTCCCTGGTCCTCGAATCCAATCTGAAAAACGGAGACGGGATGACTTCCGCCGCGATGAAGGCGGCGGTCCGGCGTGCCGGCCGGATTTCGAAGATTACCGAAAAGCGCCATGCGGCCGGGCAGATCGGCTTCCCGGATTTGCCCTTCAACCTTGGCGAGGCAAAGGCGATCGGCCGGATCGCGGCGACCCTTCGGAAAAAATATTCCCGCATGCTGGTGCTCGGAATCGGAGGCTCGGCGCTGGGGACCAAGGCCGTTCTGGAAGCCATCGGCCCCGCAGCGAAGAAGGGGATGTCGGTGCAGGTCGCCGACAATGTCGACCCCGATTTCTTTTTCCCGTTGCTCCGGTCGGCGCCCATGAGCGAGACCGTCGTGGTCGCCATCAGCAAGTCGGGCACGACGGCCGAGACGAATTCCCAGCTGGCGATCGCGATCGACGCGCTCAGAAAGGCGAACCCCAAGGGGTGGCGCGACCAGGTCGTCCTGATCACCGACCCCGAGAAGGGCGTCTTCCGGAAACTGGCCGACGACGAGGGGATCGCGACGCTTCCCGTTCCCGAAAATGTCGGCGGGCGTTTCTCCGTGATGACGCCGGTCGGCCTGCTTCCGCTGGCGGCGGCCGGCGTCTCGATCGACCGCCTGCTCGACGGCGCGGCGTGGATGGAGGCGATGTTCCGCAGCGTGCCGGTCGATGACAACCCGGTGATCAAGGCCGCGGCGGTTTACGCGCACTATATGCGCGAGAATCCGAAGCCGGTGCAGCTCTGGTTCACCTACGGGCACGGGCTCGACCGGGTGGCCGAGTGGTGGCAGCAGCTCTGGGGCGAATCGCTGGGCAAGCGGCGTCCGGGCGGCGGATCGGTCGGGCAGACGCCCTGCCGCGCCGTCGGCGTGACCGACCAGCATTCGCAGGTGCAGCTTTACCAGGACGGCCCCTCCGACAAGATCTTCACCTTCGTCAAATGGAAGGAAGGGCGAGAGAAGGGGAAAGTGCCGAAGGCCACCTTCTCGCCCGACATGGCGATGCTCGGGAATCGCCCGCTGCGCGACCTGTTTGAAGCCGAGTTCGAAGGGACGATCGGGGCGCTGTGGGACGCGGGCCGGCCGATCGTCCGGATCGAGATCGGAAAGCCCGACGAGGCGCACCTGGGGGCATTCCTTCACTTCTGGATGTGGGTGACGGCCATCATCGGCGACATCCTCGAGATCGACGCATTCGACCAGCCGGGCGTCGAGGAGGGCAAGAAGATCGCGCGGGCGCTGATGGGCGAAAAAGGCGCCGAGGCGCGGCGGGCGGCGTTCCTGCGCAAGTCCGAAAAGCGGGTTCGCGACGAGACCCACATCGAGGACCGGCCGGCGGGTAAAAGCGAGACCGGCGAGCCGGAAGAGACGGGCGAATAGCGGTTGGCCGGGCGCATCCGCCAGCTACCCGACGGCGTCGTCAACCAGATCGCCGCGGGCGAGGTCGTCGAACGGCCCGCTTCCATACTTAAGGAACTGATGGAAAACGCGGTCGACTCGGGTGCGAAGCGTGTCGACGTGCGCGTCTCGGGCGCGTTCCCGTACGACCTGCGCATCTCCGACGACGGGTGCGGCATGACGGCCGAAGAGATGGCGCTCGCCGTGCGCCGCCACACCACCAGCAAGATCGCCGCAGCCTCAGACCTCGAGAAGATCGAGACCTATGGTTTCCGGGGCGAGGCGCTCCCGTCGATCGGCTCGGTGTCGCGCCTCCGCATCGTGTCGCGCCCCCGCGGGCAGGCGCATGCCGTCGAGATCGTGGTCGACAACGGGGCGGTCTCGCAGAAGGAGGCGGCGGGCTCCGAGGGCACGACCGTCGAAGTTTCCGGCATCTTTTCCAACATCCCCGCGCGGCTCAAGTTCCTCAAAAGCCCCCGCACCGAGATGACCCACCTCTGGGAGGTGTTCCACGGCGTCGCGATCCCGAGGGAAGGGGTCGCCTTCAAGATGTCCGACGGGCGCTCCGAGGAAACGTACGAGGCCGGGGAGACGTGCCTGCAGCGGGCGCTCCGGCACGCCGGGAACGAGGCGAAATATCTCGTTCCGGTCGACCGGGCCTCCGCATTCTTCCGGGTGACGGGACAGGTCGGCCTGCCCCAGCTCTCGCGCTTCGGCGCTTCCGGCCTGCTGTTTTTCGTCAATGGGCGTCATTTCCGCGACAAGGGGCTCTACGCCGCCGTCCGCGAGGCGTACCGGGGGATCGTCCCCCCCGACCGGCAGCCGGTGGCCACGCTGTTTATCGCCTGCAGCCCGGCCGAAGTCGACGTCAACGTCCACCCCGGGAAGACCGAAGTGCGGTTCCGCTACGGACGCGACCTTTTCGAACTGGTCCGACACGCCGTCGGTGAGAAGCTGGGGGAGATTCCCGCGGCGTTCGCCGACGGGGGGATCGCCGTCCCCCCCCGGCCGTATTCGGTCTCATCGTCCGCGCCTTTCTTCGGACCGCGGGGCTCTGTCGACGGCGGGTACGGCGCGTCCGGCGGCCCCGCGCCCGCTTCCGGTCCGCCGCCCGACGCATCGCTGCCTTTCTTCGGGGAGCGGCCCGAACGGGGCGAGGCCGGATTCTTCGCGGCGCTCAAGCCGCTCGGCCAGCTTTTCAACACTTATATCTTGTGCGAGGCGGCGGGCGAGCTGGTGATCGTCGACCAGCACGCCGCGGACGAACGGATCGTCTTCTCGCAGCTCAAGGGTGCCTACCTCGGGGAGGGCAGCCCGCTCCAGCACTGGCTCGAGCCGCAGCGGCTCGCGCTTCCCGGCGGATCGAAGGCCGAGGGCGACGCGGTGTCCGAATTCCTTTCGCGGTCCGGCTTCGCCTTCGCTCGGGAGGGCGATGCCGCGTTCCTGCTGACCGGCGGGCCCGCGGCGCTCGGCCGGATCGACGTGCAGCGCTGGTGGAAAGACCTGGCGGGATATCTCACCGAGCACGAGGCGCTGCCGAAGGGCGTCTTCGACGCCGACCGCGCGCTCTGGCGTATGGCGTGCCACGGTTCCGTCCGGGGCGGTGACGCGCTCGACCTGCCCGCGATGGGCCGCCTGCTGGCCGATCTCGACCGGGCGGTCGCCGCCCACAGCTGCCCGCACGGCCGGCCGGTCTGGGTCCGCATCTCGCGTTCCGAGCTCGAGCGGATGTTCCTCCGAAGCTGATGCCCCCCGCTCCCCCCCTCGTCATCCTGTCCGGACCCACGGCCTCCGGCAAGAGCGGCCTTGCGCTCGCGCTCGCGGCGCAGTTCCCTTTCGAGATCGTCAATGCCGATTCGCTGCAGGTTTACCGCGGGATGGATATCGGCAGCGCAAAACCGACCCCCGAGGAGCGCGTGCAGGTTCCCCACCACCTGGTCGACGTCGCCGATCCCGACGAGCCCTACAACGCCGGCCGCTTCGTCGCGGAAGCCGACGCGGCGATCCTCGAAATCCGGGGTCGGGACCGATGGCCGATGGTGGTCGGGGGAACGGGCATGTACATCAGGGCGCTGCTTCGGGGGCTGGATGCGCTGCCGGCCGACCCGGAGGTGCGGGAAACGCTCTCCGCCCGGTGGGAGGCGGAAGGGGGGACGGCGCTCCACGCGGAGCTTCACGCAAAGGACCCCGCGTCCGCCGGCCGCATCCATCCGGCCGACCGGGTCCGGGTGATCCGGGCGCTCGAGATCGCGATCGTCGCCGGGAAGCCCGCGTCGGTGCTCCGCGCGGCGTGGGAAGGCCGGGAGGCGCGTTATACGAGCTTTTTCATGGCGCTCAAGCCGGACCGCGACCGGCTCTACGCCCGCATCGACGCTCGCGTCGACGAGATGTTCCGGCGGGGGCTGCTCGATGAGGTCCGGGGGCTGCTTGCCAGGGGATACGGCCCCGCCCTCAAGCCGATGGGGGCGCTCGGCTACCGGCATGCGGTTTCCCACCTGGTGGGCGGCGTCCCGCTCGTCCAGGCGGTCGAGGCGATGAAGCGCGATACCCGGCACTATGCCAAGCGGCAGTCGACCTGGTTGGCGGCGGAAAGGGAAGTCGCCTGGATTCCCGGCGAGGGGGCGCTCGGCGCGGCGTCCGACAGGATCAAATACTGCTTGTTTTGACCGCTATGTTGCCATAGATTAAGAAGTTATCCCTGCCGGCAGGAGTTTGCGATGATCCTTCAGTATCTCGATTTCGAGCGTCCGCTCGTCGAACTCGAAAACAAGCTCGAGCAACTCGGTCCGATCGACGACGGCAGCGACA from Candidatus Deferrimicrobiaceae bacterium harbors:
- the miaA gene encoding tRNA (adenosine(37)-N6)-dimethylallyltransferase MiaA; translation: MPPAPPLVILSGPTASGKSGLALALAAQFPFEIVNADSLQVYRGMDIGSAKPTPEERVQVPHHLVDVADPDEPYNAGRFVAEADAAILEIRGRDRWPMVVGGTGMYIRALLRGLDALPADPEVRETLSARWEAEGGTALHAELHAKDPASAGRIHPADRVRVIRALEIAIVAGKPASVLRAAWEGREARYTSFFMALKPDRDRLYARIDARVDEMFRRGLLDEVRGLLARGYGPALKPMGALGYRHAVSHLVGGVPLVQAVEAMKRDTRHYAKRQSTWLAAEREVAWIPGEGALGAASDRIKYCLF
- the mutL gene encoding DNA mismatch repair endonuclease MutL, with product MAGRIRQLPDGVVNQIAAGEVVERPASILKELMENAVDSGAKRVDVRVSGAFPYDLRISDDGCGMTAEEMALAVRRHTTSKIAAASDLEKIETYGFRGEALPSIGSVSRLRIVSRPRGQAHAVEIVVDNGAVSQKEAAGSEGTTVEVSGIFSNIPARLKFLKSPRTEMTHLWEVFHGVAIPREGVAFKMSDGRSEETYEAGETCLQRALRHAGNEAKYLVPVDRASAFFRVTGQVGLPQLSRFGASGLLFFVNGRHFRDKGLYAAVREAYRGIVPPDRQPVATLFIACSPAEVDVNVHPGKTEVRFRYGRDLFELVRHAVGEKLGEIPAAFADGGIAVPPRPYSVSSSAPFFGPRGSVDGGYGASGGPAPASGPPPDASLPFFGERPERGEAGFFAALKPLGQLFNTYILCEAAGELVIVDQHAADERIVFSQLKGAYLGEGSPLQHWLEPQRLALPGGSKAEGDAVSEFLSRSGFAFAREGDAAFLLTGGPAALGRIDVQRWWKDLAGYLTEHEALPKGVFDADRALWRMACHGSVRGGDALDLPAMGRLLADLDRAVAAHSCPHGRPVWVRISRSELERMFLRS